A stretch of the Streptomyces sp. NBC_00654 genome encodes the following:
- a CDS encoding methyltransferase — protein MSDQLRPRASLRTAVVWEVLKDALDRQAEASGKDALDVLDTGGGTGNFAVPAARLGHRVTVVDPSPNALFALERRAAEAGVADRVRGVQGDILGLFDVVERGGFDAVLCHGVLEYVDEPAEGVRNAVDALRPSGALSLLAAGLGGAVLARALAGHFTEARQALTDPAGRWGEGDPVPRRFTAEQLSGLVSGAGLEVGAVHGVRVFADLVPGVLVDTEPGAVDALLKLEAAVAELPAFHSVATQLHVLGEKRA, from the coding sequence GTGTCGGACCAGCTGCGCCCCCGCGCCTCCCTCCGTACTGCCGTGGTCTGGGAGGTGCTCAAGGACGCTCTTGACCGCCAGGCCGAGGCGAGCGGCAAGGATGCCCTGGATGTCCTGGACACCGGCGGCGGCACCGGGAATTTCGCGGTGCCCGCCGCCCGGCTCGGCCACCGGGTCACGGTCGTCGACCCCAGCCCCAACGCGCTCTTCGCGCTGGAGCGCCGCGCCGCCGAGGCCGGGGTCGCCGACCGGGTCCGGGGAGTCCAGGGCGACATCCTCGGGCTGTTCGACGTGGTGGAGCGCGGCGGCTTCGACGCGGTGCTCTGCCATGGCGTCCTGGAGTACGTGGACGAGCCCGCCGAGGGCGTACGCAACGCGGTGGACGCGCTCCGCCCGTCCGGTGCGCTCAGCCTGCTCGCCGCGGGGCTCGGCGGGGCCGTTCTGGCCAGGGCGCTCGCCGGGCACTTCACCGAGGCCCGGCAGGCGCTCACGGACCCGGCGGGCCGCTGGGGCGAGGGTGACCCGGTGCCGCGCCGGTTCACCGCCGAGCAGCTCTCCGGCCTGGTCTCCGGCGCGGGCCTGGAGGTCGGGGCCGTCCACGGTGTGCGGGTCTTCGCCGACCTCGTACCGGGCGTCCTGGTGGACACCGAACCGGGTGCCGTGGACGCTCTGCTCAAGCTGGAGGCGGCGGTGGCCGAGCTGCCGGCCTTCCACTCGGTCGCGACCCAGCTGCACGTTCTGGGCGAGAAGCGCGCCTGA
- a CDS encoding SAV_6107 family HEPN domain-containing protein, giving the protein MASSSAAAAPRRRTVSPAPSLTGPPSDVHPVPRRTTAPPAALDLLAKARTGLEEAAVLDVPNERYATAHLAALRAAAAVLAARGRPETNKRRRERIRSAWEVLPEIAPELTEWSALFASGAARRARAEAGMPGAAGSRDADDLLRDAAMFLRLVERLLVLQPVLPQPRRERPDAG; this is encoded by the coding sequence ATGGCCAGCTCGTCCGCAGCCGCCGCCCCGCGGCGCCGCACAGTCAGCCCTGCACCCTCACTGACCGGTCCGCCAAGCGATGTCCACCCCGTACCGCGCCGCACCACGGCACCGCCGGCCGCTCTCGATCTGCTCGCCAAAGCCCGCACCGGCCTGGAGGAGGCCGCCGTTCTCGACGTTCCGAACGAGCGGTACGCCACCGCCCACCTCGCCGCCCTGCGCGCCGCCGCCGCCGTCCTCGCGGCCCGGGGCCGGCCCGAAACGAACAAGCGCCGTCGCGAGCGCATCCGCAGCGCCTGGGAGGTCCTCCCGGAAATAGCACCCGAACTCACCGAGTGGAGCGCCCTGTTCGCCTCCGGAGCCGCCCGCCGGGCGCGTGCCGAAGCGGGGATGCCGGGCGCGGCCGGCAGCCGTGACGCCGATGATCTGCTGCGCGACGCGGCGATGTTCCTGCGCCTGGTCGAACGCCTGCTGGTGCTCCAGCCGGTCCTCCCGCAGCCGAGAAGGGAGCGGCCCGACGCTGGGTGA
- a CDS encoding ATP-binding cassette domain-containing protein, which translates to MDSPYGAAVGAEDFGLRGPRGWVFRGVAFDADPGSLVAIEGPSGSGRTCLLLALTGRMRPTEGHAETGGLRLPGKAAAVRRISALGPVPGVSELDPAFTVAEHLRERALLQRRYDGSLRALLRPRAERAASARARIDEALDRAGLDPAALPKAGRTSVRDLERLEALRLSVALALIGRPRLLAVDDTDLKLSDAGRAEAWELLRSVADAGTTVLAVCSDAPEDALVVRTGTTEERTADAFAETGRA; encoded by the coding sequence GTGGACAGCCCGTACGGCGCGGCCGTCGGCGCCGAGGACTTCGGACTCAGGGGACCGCGTGGCTGGGTGTTCCGGGGGGTGGCGTTCGACGCCGATCCCGGTTCGCTCGTCGCGATCGAGGGACCGTCCGGCTCGGGCCGCACCTGCCTGCTGCTCGCGCTCACCGGCCGGATGCGCCCCACCGAGGGCCACGCGGAGACCGGCGGTCTGCGCCTGCCGGGCAAGGCGGCCGCCGTCCGCAGGATCAGCGCCCTGGGCCCGGTCCCCGGGGTCAGCGAGCTCGACCCCGCCTTCACCGTCGCGGAGCACCTGCGGGAGCGGGCCCTGCTCCAGCGCCGCTACGACGGTTCCCTGCGCGCCCTGCTCCGCCCGCGCGCCGAACGCGCCGCATCGGCGCGGGCCCGGATCGACGAGGCGCTGGACCGCGCCGGACTCGACCCCGCCGCCCTGCCCAAGGCGGGCCGGACCTCCGTACGGGACCTGGAGCGGCTGGAGGCGCTGCGGCTGTCCGTCGCGCTGGCCCTGATCGGCAGGCCCCGGCTGCTCGCCGTCGACGACACCGATCTCAAGCTCTCCGACGCCGGGCGCGCCGAGGCCTGGGAACTGCTGCGTTCGGTCGCGGACGCGGGAACGACAGTGCTCGCCGTGTGCAGCGACGCCCCCGAGGACGCACTCGTCGTGCGTACCGGCACCACGGAAGAGAGGACGGCCGATGCGTTCGCCGAGACTGGCCGCGCTTGA